Proteins encoded within one genomic window of Nitrospira sp. CR1.1:
- the glnD gene encoding [protein-PII] uridylyltransferase, with amino-acid sequence MSQALDADSHMVHDAASMAVAQLLADQRQAIQQRLLAGASGDEVVAATTDLVDGVIVGRYRTAARTGGEALTTAGFQHCCLVAIGGYGRRELAPHSDIDLMFLFHQDAAKVIPELVKQVLHPLWDIGFQVGHSVRTIQDCLDLGLADLTVRTSMMEARFLAGSPELFQQFHARYVRKVVSSGFDGYLEQKVAERQREYQKFGETVYLLEPNVKKSKGGLRDLHLLQWIGSARFQAPTIRELSDRGILSQADYRAIKEAREFLLRVRSFLHIRAGMAQEILTFDEQVWLAKHWGFADQPHLLAVEQFMQQYYRHTMGLHAALMRFVERCRRRSLWQQLVRWLPSPRIEQYFAVDGEALTVPVELRSQVLAQPSLLLTLFNLARSRKLSIDPALLEDIHRHAETLSVEQFHTPETGRTFLSILAGPGTARALEAMHRAHLLEKLVPAFSRVRGLMQFNQYHKYTVDEHSLLAVAKAEALADHAGVLGEVYREIKRKDLLHLALLLHDLGKGHEEDHSEVGKRLAEETAVRLGFDERESRTLVMLVHRHLLMAHTAFRRDPYDEKVLLPFAREVGTPEVLRKLLALTAADIAAVGPDVLTKWKESLLVELYLRAMQEVSGERETADEPQRLARIADDVVAQSHGVQDLSRDKAWISSELEQFPLRYAYGTSPRRIAVHLGAIRRLQDGGVVVETEFNAPLGTCEYAVIAHNDVIPGLFSKIAGVMAGGGLQILDAQIVTRKDGVVVDTFQVADPDYQGEPPMERRESIAATITEVLTGRQAIEAVMQRGARLSLGRSLPVHRQPAEVRIDNETSDRFTILDVFADDRQGLLYIITNAIFQLGLSVHASRISTRLDQVADVFYVTGMEGKKVEEAGRLETIRASILNEIELFLGAHAA; translated from the coding sequence ATGTCGCAGGCGTTGGACGCGGATTCCCATATGGTGCACGACGCGGCTTCCATGGCGGTGGCCCAACTGCTGGCTGACCAACGCCAGGCGATTCAGCAGCGGTTGTTGGCCGGGGCGTCCGGCGATGAAGTGGTCGCAGCCACGACGGATCTGGTCGATGGCGTGATCGTTGGCCGGTACCGGACCGCGGCACGGACCGGCGGCGAGGCGCTGACGACCGCAGGGTTTCAGCATTGCTGCCTTGTGGCCATCGGGGGCTACGGGCGGCGGGAATTGGCGCCGCACTCCGATATCGATCTGATGTTCCTCTTTCACCAGGATGCAGCCAAGGTGATTCCTGAACTGGTGAAGCAGGTGCTGCATCCGCTCTGGGATATCGGATTTCAGGTCGGTCATAGCGTGCGAACCATTCAGGACTGCCTTGATTTAGGCTTGGCCGATCTGACGGTCCGTACGTCCATGATGGAGGCCCGGTTTCTTGCGGGAAGCCCCGAGCTGTTTCAGCAGTTTCATGCGCGGTATGTCCGCAAAGTCGTGTCGAGCGGCTTCGATGGGTATCTCGAGCAGAAGGTGGCCGAACGGCAGCGTGAGTACCAGAAGTTCGGCGAGACGGTGTACCTGCTGGAGCCGAACGTCAAGAAAAGCAAAGGCGGCTTGCGCGACCTGCACCTCCTGCAATGGATTGGATCTGCGCGATTTCAGGCGCCCACCATCCGGGAATTGTCCGACCGGGGCATTCTGTCTCAAGCGGATTATCGCGCGATCAAAGAAGCGCGTGAGTTTTTGCTGCGGGTCCGTTCATTTCTGCATATTCGCGCCGGCATGGCCCAGGAAATTCTGACGTTTGATGAGCAGGTCTGGTTGGCCAAACACTGGGGCTTTGCCGATCAGCCGCATTTGCTCGCGGTTGAGCAGTTCATGCAGCAATATTACCGGCATACCATGGGGCTGCATGCGGCCTTGATGCGATTTGTCGAGCGCTGTCGCCGCCGCTCGCTGTGGCAGCAACTCGTACGATGGCTGCCGTCTCCTCGAATCGAGCAGTATTTCGCCGTCGATGGCGAAGCGTTGACCGTACCGGTGGAACTGCGTTCCCAGGTGCTGGCGCAGCCGTCCTTGCTCCTGACCCTGTTTAATCTGGCCCGATCGCGCAAGTTGAGCATCGATCCGGCTCTCCTGGAAGATATTCACCGGCATGCCGAGACGTTGTCCGTCGAGCAATTCCACACGCCGGAAACGGGCCGTACCTTTTTATCGATTCTGGCGGGCCCCGGGACGGCGCGGGCGTTGGAGGCTATGCACCGCGCGCATTTGTTGGAGAAACTCGTGCCGGCCTTCTCGCGTGTGCGCGGACTGATGCAATTCAATCAATATCACAAGTACACGGTTGATGAGCATAGCCTGTTGGCCGTGGCGAAGGCCGAAGCTCTTGCCGATCATGCCGGTGTGCTCGGAGAGGTGTATCGGGAGATTAAGCGGAAAGATCTGCTCCATCTGGCCCTGCTCCTTCACGATCTGGGCAAGGGCCACGAAGAAGACCATAGTGAAGTCGGGAAGCGGTTGGCAGAAGAAACCGCGGTGCGCCTGGGGTTCGATGAGCGGGAGTCGCGCACGTTGGTCATGCTGGTCCATCGGCATTTGTTGATGGCGCACACGGCTTTTCGACGCGACCCCTATGATGAAAAAGTGTTGTTGCCCTTCGCGCGTGAAGTCGGCACGCCGGAAGTCTTGCGCAAATTGCTAGCTCTGACCGCCGCGGACATCGCCGCCGTCGGCCCGGATGTGCTGACGAAATGGAAAGAGTCTCTCTTGGTCGAACTGTATCTGCGAGCCATGCAGGAAGTCTCCGGCGAGCGCGAGACGGCCGATGAGCCGCAGCGGCTGGCACGGATCGCTGACGACGTGGTGGCACAGTCCCATGGGGTTCAGGATCTGTCACGTGACAAGGCCTGGATCAGCTCGGAACTCGAACAGTTCCCACTGCGGTATGCCTACGGCACGAGTCCGCGTCGCATTGCCGTTCACCTGGGCGCCATCCGCCGTTTGCAGGATGGCGGGGTAGTGGTGGAGACGGAATTTAACGCACCCTTAGGCACATGTGAATATGCCGTGATTGCGCATAATGATGTGATCCCCGGATTGTTTTCCAAGATTGCCGGGGTGATGGCGGGAGGCGGGTTGCAGATTCTGGACGCGCAGATCGTGACCAGAAAAGATGGCGTGGTTGTCGATACCTTCCAGGTCGCCGACCCGGACTATCAGGGCGAGCCTCCCATGGAGCGGCGCGAGTCGATCGCGGCGACGATCACGGAGGTGTTGACCGGCCGGCAGGCCATCGAGGCGGTGATGCAGCGCGGGGCCAGGCTGAGCCTGGGGCGCTCGTTACCCGTGCACCGGCAGCCGGCGGAAGTGCGGATCGACAACGAGACCTCCGACCGGTTTACGATTCTTGATGTTTTTGCGGATGATCGGCAGGGATTGTTGTACATTATCACGAACGCCATTTTTCAATTGGGCTTGTCGGTGCATGCGTCCCGGATTTCCACCCGGCTCGATCAGGTGGCCGACGTGTTTTACGTGACGGGTATGGAGGGGAAAAAGGTGGAAGAGGCCG
- a CDS encoding P-II family nitrogen regulator (indirectly regulates nitrogen metabolism; at high nitrogen levels P-II prevents the phosphorylation of NR-I, the transcriptional activator of the glutamine synthetase gene (glnA); at low nitrogen levels P-II is uridylylated to form PII-UMP and interacts with an adenylyltransferase (GlnE) that activates GlnA) has protein sequence MKLIEAIVKPFKLDEVKDALLEIGIQGMTVTEVKGFGRQKGHKETYRGQEYTIEFVPKVKIEVAVNDGQVQRVLETITRAAKTGSIGDGKIFVRDLTSAVRIRTGETGESAL, from the coding sequence ATGAAACTAATCGAAGCCATCGTCAAACCGTTCAAGCTCGATGAAGTGAAGGACGCTCTGCTCGAAATCGGGATTCAGGGCATGACCGTCACGGAGGTCAAGGGCTTCGGCCGGCAGAAGGGGCACAAGGAAACCTATCGCGGCCAGGAGTACACCATTGAATTCGTGCCCAAGGTCAAAATTGAAGTGGCGGTGAATGACGGGCAGGTTCAGCGCGTGCTCGAAACCATTACGCGCGCGGCGAAAACGGGCAGCATTGGGGACGGCAAAATATTCGTGCGGGATCTGACGTCCGCCGTCAGGATCCGGACCGGTGAAACGGGAGAAAGCGCGCTCTAA
- the amt gene encoding ammonium transporter: protein MSGLGAELAWAEDAPLKVDSGDTAWVLVSSAFVLAMLMPGLALFYGGLVRTKNVLGTIMQSVMILGVVSLLWIVFGYSLAFGPDKGGVIGGLDWIGLSGVGSVPHAVYGPTIPHQAFMLFQLMFAAIAPALITGAFAERKRFTSVVLFAAMWSVLVYVPLAHWIWGGGWLAQLGALDFAGGAVIHISSGAAALICAIVLGKRRGYGTDYMAPHNLPMTLLGTGFLWFGWFGFNGGSALGANGVAVSAVLATHAAACMGAISWCGAEWMHRGKPTVLGVASGAVAGLATVTPAAGYIGPMSAILIGLVAGMSCYAAIVWKGRFGYDDSLDVVGIHGVGGVIGVLATGLFASKVVNPGGADGLFFGNPGLFGIQLLVVVVTTVFSLVGTFAILKLVDAMTGLRVSPEEEATGLDLSQHNERAYS from the coding sequence ATGTCGGGATTGGGGGCCGAGCTGGCCTGGGCGGAGGATGCGCCGCTCAAAGTCGACAGCGGCGATACGGCATGGGTTCTGGTCTCATCCGCCTTCGTGCTGGCCATGTTGATGCCTGGTCTTGCCCTGTTTTATGGCGGACTCGTACGCACCAAAAACGTGCTCGGGACGATCATGCAGAGCGTCATGATTTTAGGCGTGGTCAGCCTGTTATGGATTGTATTCGGTTATAGCCTGGCCTTCGGGCCGGACAAAGGCGGGGTTATCGGCGGGCTGGACTGGATCGGTCTCAGCGGGGTGGGGAGCGTGCCGCACGCGGTGTATGGCCCGACAATTCCGCACCAGGCCTTTATGCTCTTTCAGTTGATGTTTGCCGCCATCGCGCCGGCGCTGATCACCGGCGCCTTTGCCGAACGCAAACGGTTTACCTCGGTCGTATTGTTTGCCGCCATGTGGTCGGTCCTCGTATACGTGCCGCTGGCCCATTGGATCTGGGGTGGCGGATGGCTCGCTCAGCTGGGGGCCTTGGACTTTGCCGGCGGCGCAGTGATCCACATCAGCTCCGGGGCGGCGGCGCTGATCTGCGCCATCGTATTGGGGAAACGCCGAGGATATGGAACGGATTACATGGCGCCCCACAATTTGCCGATGACCTTGCTTGGAACCGGATTTCTATGGTTCGGCTGGTTTGGATTTAACGGGGGAAGCGCGCTGGGGGCGAACGGCGTGGCGGTCTCGGCCGTTCTTGCGACACATGCGGCGGCGTGCATGGGAGCCATTTCCTGGTGCGGCGCGGAATGGATGCATCGCGGAAAACCCACGGTGCTGGGAGTGGCCAGCGGCGCGGTGGCCGGCCTGGCGACGGTCACGCCTGCAGCGGGGTATATCGGCCCCATGTCCGCCATCCTCATCGGTCTGGTCGCCGGGATGTCCTGCTACGCGGCGATTGTCTGGAAGGGGCGATTCGGCTATGATGACTCGCTTGATGTCGTGGGGATCCACGGAGTCGGGGGGGTGATTGGAGTGCTGGCGACAGGTCTCTTCGCCAGCAAAGTCGTCAATCCCGGAGGCGCCGACGGGCTCTTTTTCGGCAATCCCGGTTTGTTCGGCATCCAACTCTTGGTTGTGGTGGTCACGACGGTCTTCTCGCTGGTCGGCACCTTTGCCATCCTCAAATTGGTCGATGCGATGACAGGGCTGCGGGTTTCACCCGAAGAGGAAGCGACCGGTCTGGATTTGAGTCAACATAACGAACGCGCCTATTCGTGA
- a CDS encoding NAD+ synthase — protein sequence MRFLRMAMAQINPTVGDLAGNTALIKAWIKDARRAKADLVAFPELAITGYPPEDLLFKPRFIEDTHRALKAVAAEAHGLVVVVGYVGREATGATSSESSAFSPAGRHDLYNAAAVLYERRVVANYCKRLLPNYGVFDESRYFRPGTRLPLLVLNGTTIGVNICEDIWSPEGPTRAQAAAGAEVIVNINASPFHVGKSRLREQVLATRARENRVVVTYTNTVGGQDELVFDGCSLIVDQTGEVVARGKSFEQDLLIGDLDIAAVGRVRQGERRTKPLPPRVAALVERVAVRVPARKSSSIVVPALESPLDRLEEAYRALVLGVRDYVRKNGFKRVVIGLSGGIDSALTAVIAVDAVGAEHVLGVFMPSPYTSRASREDVADLARRLCIQVETLSITATFNSYLRTLSKPFSGHRPDTTEENLQARIRGNLLMAYSNKFGHLVLTTGNKSEMSVGYATLYGDMAGGFAVIKDVPKTMVYELSHLRNLSGPEPVIPKRVLERPPTAELRPDQKDEDSLPPYPVLDPILKAYVEEDRALEDIVAMGFDRETVARVMVMVDRSEYKRRQAPLGIKITHRAFGKDRRMPITNGYR from the coding sequence ATGCGGTTCTTGCGCATGGCCATGGCCCAGATCAATCCGACCGTCGGCGACCTTGCTGGGAATACGGCGCTGATCAAGGCCTGGATCAAGGACGCTCGCCGTGCGAAGGCTGACCTTGTGGCGTTTCCCGAACTGGCCATCACCGGGTACCCGCCTGAGGATCTACTGTTCAAGCCCCGCTTTATCGAAGACACCCACCGCGCGTTGAAAGCGGTGGCGGCGGAAGCTCACGGGTTGGTGGTGGTGGTGGGGTATGTCGGACGGGAGGCGACGGGAGCAACTTCGTCGGAGTCCTCTGCTTTCTCGCCGGCCGGGCGGCATGATCTCTACAATGCAGCCGCTGTGCTGTATGAGCGCCGCGTGGTCGCCAACTACTGCAAGCGCTTGTTGCCGAACTATGGCGTCTTTGATGAGAGCCGGTATTTCCGTCCCGGCACGCGCCTGCCGTTGCTGGTTCTGAATGGCACGACGATTGGGGTGAACATTTGCGAGGATATCTGGTCTCCCGAGGGGCCGACGCGTGCGCAGGCTGCGGCGGGCGCCGAGGTGATCGTGAATATCAACGCCTCGCCGTTCCACGTCGGCAAGAGCCGCCTGCGCGAGCAGGTATTGGCCACCCGGGCGCGCGAGAATCGCGTGGTGGTGACCTATACCAACACGGTGGGCGGGCAGGACGAGCTGGTGTTCGACGGCTGCAGCCTGATCGTGGATCAGACCGGCGAGGTGGTCGCGCGCGGAAAGTCTTTTGAGCAAGACCTTCTGATTGGGGATCTCGATATCGCGGCCGTGGGACGAGTGCGACAAGGCGAACGGCGCACAAAGCCCTTGCCGCCACGTGTAGCCGCGCTGGTGGAGCGGGTTGCGGTGCGGGTGCCGGCGAGGAAGTCATCGTCGATCGTGGTCCCGGCCTTGGAATCGCCGTTGGATCGGCTCGAGGAAGCCTATCGCGCGTTGGTCCTGGGTGTGCGGGATTATGTGCGAAAAAACGGGTTCAAGCGGGTCGTCATCGGTTTGAGCGGCGGCATCGACTCGGCTCTCACGGCCGTCATCGCGGTGGATGCGGTCGGCGCGGAACATGTCCTCGGGGTGTTCATGCCGTCGCCCTACACGTCGCGGGCTAGTCGCGAGGATGTGGCCGACCTCGCCCGGCGTCTGTGCATCCAGGTGGAAACCCTCTCAATCACGGCGACCTTCAACAGTTATCTCCGGACGCTGTCTAAGCCATTCTCCGGGCACCGTCCCGACACCACCGAAGAGAATTTGCAGGCTCGGATCAGGGGCAATCTGCTCATGGCCTATTCCAACAAATTCGGCCACCTGGTCCTGACCACCGGGAACAAGAGCGAAATGAGCGTCGGCTACGCCACCCTCTATGGCGACATGGCGGGGGGATTTGCGGTGATCAAGGATGTACCCAAGACCATGGTCTATGAACTCTCGCATCTGCGAAATCTGAGCGGACCGGAGCCGGTGATTCCAAAACGCGTGCTGGAGCGGCCTCCGACCGCAGAGTTGCGACCGGATCAAAAAGATGAAGACAGTTTGCCGCCCTATCCGGTGCTGGATCCCATCTTGAAGGCCTATGTGGAGGAGGATCGCGCCCTCGAGGACATCGTGGCCATGGGATTTGATCGGGAAACAGTGGCACGTGTGATGGTGATGGTGGATCGCAGTGAGTATAAGCGCAGGCAAGCGCCGCTCGGCATCAAGATCACGCATCGGGCATTCGGCAAGGATCGGCGAATGCCGATCACCAACGGGTATCGGTAG